TTATCTGGTCTGCACGACTATCTTCACTGCTGGAAACTTCAGGATTATCGCCTTGGTCAGGTGTATAGCGATTGATTCTATTTCCCTTGTAAgactaacaattataaaataaacaagattaattaaaaatcaattaatcaatCAATACAATACTCTTTCTTACACTGTAGTTTTTCTTGTTGCTTTGGTAGTTATTGCCACCATACCTGGCTCCTCTGTTGTTGAACATCTGATGGCCATTAGAGGGGCGTACGTTTCCCTGATTGTGATAAGGATAATTTGGATTTAACATCACCTGAGGAACAGCAGGATAGTGCATTTTAGGAAATCGGTGACGGAAATTTGAATTAGGAACAAAAAACGGGCTAGTAAAAGATGAATTGACCATAGGACCAGTAGTATTATTAGTATGCCTAGGATGAGGTATAGTAGTTGGCCcagttttataaaatgtgcGAGCCTCCAGATACTTTTTGGGTCCATTTTTCATGTAGTCGTTGTTATTcttaatagataaattattgttgttgccCTGATATTGATGAGCATCACCACGTTGCTTAGCACAGTCCTTTTGTTCTGGACGTATATTTATAGAAGGTGGGGGGTgtctaatattatactgaatttgAGTCATAAGTAATTGATTGGGTGATTGGTCAGATTTTTCAGGATCCGGAGTAGACGACGTGGTGGGCTTAGAAACTATTGGTTGAGAGACTGTTTGTGGCGGAGGCTCTGCTAAACTTATGACCGGAGTTAGGCATAACTGCTGTGGTTCAGGTGTATATGTCTGAGGTTTTTCCTCGTCATTTCTAACTACGGACATCAGTGATACAAACTGATTCGTGGTAATTACTTGCGCTTGTCCTACCTAAAGCCACAGATTCAATATTTCAACATAATGCGTACTTTAAAAAGAGCTGAgcgagaaaataaaatatcttattgaATTAATCTACTCtacaaacataaaacataataagatTTAGATATAGATTTTTCTCACACTATTTTCCTGGTAAACaaggtttttgtttttaacaattttattataggtacataaaattacaatatttagtattaattaaatataaataaatttaactataagaTAATTGTGAGGAAAGTAGATTTGCATGTTCTTAAGAAGACACTAccaatatatttgttttctcagtcttacaaacgtacgacatagcaaatttttgttcactagtttcaaGTGTGTGCTGttaacccgcggcaacttaggccattgggcgGTTGTTtaaactgtgggggagggtacagTAGGTTTTGATAAACACGTTTTTtgggtttggcagaatttcaatTCGGCACctgtaggtttctgccatgccagGTTGGGAGATGGTGACCTCTCTCCGGGCAGACATTTGTctggagagaagtgccgcccgtGACCGAGATTCAAACCCCCGACGGTACGTGTCACAACTAACGCCCTAGTCCGCTTGGCTACTCTGTCCCcctgttaattttaataagagtgaattgacctattattaaactaGTAGGTAAGAATATTAACCGTGCAAAGTGTCAgctttaatttgatattttaattttcaagcaagatatgagcatttgtaaatttgtgatattttatatattaaacctATCTTGCTTGTAAATTAAGTTATCGAAAAATCCCCTTAAGCacatataattttcttatctaagtttgataataaattcACCCTAAtctcaaaactaacagcacactgtAAAAACTAGTGAACAAAAATTTGCTGTCGTaagtttgtaagacggagacaacaaagaCATGGGTAGCATActcttaattgtatttattaaattaaaaatgaaatatatataatttaaaatattgattaagaatttttatatacaaaatgtattgcaAATAAAAGCACTTaaatcatagaccttatactaatagacgaaACATGTATGGCCGGTAAGGTTGTGTTGCGGTGACAAAAAATTGCGTTACCAGTGATGCCATTACAATtagcataaataatattgtacatacacatttttcattcaacataattggtttaaaatatttcacctACAgcccttatattatattataatattttaatgctggGATCTTCCTAATTACTATTAAGAAATAtccataaattatgatataaataatacaatataaaacgataattatgtatttacggTGTTAACTATGCCTGAACTAATGTGGTCTACGTATATGCGCAGAAGTGTGGAATAACAAAATTAGCATTGATTAATATGGTGGGAACTACCATCATACTTGGCCTATTAATATAAggtttatgaattaaaatatcttattcaTAACATATATAAGTTAACAATTCATTAATCTCggctaaattcaaatatattcgagaattttgattttaatttctaagtaACAATTAagtgaattgtattattttattttttaattcataacatcaaaatatattaaaggatGTCGCACCCACATATGTTGTTTCAGTCTTACACACAAACGGCATACCAAATTTTATAATCAGCAGATCATGTTTAGCTtcattggtttaaaaattaaagtgaatttacctcttagCCCttaggtaagattattatcaagGGTatctcataggctttttattacattttaattttaaagtgagtacagtcgagtctcgataactcgaatttttttttttgtccctaGGAAATTCCTATACACTCAATGCAATATTTGTCGCGAtaagtcaaatataaaaatagttgagCATAGATAACTCGAAGTCATTTCTTACATTTTATCGTTAGAATAACCAGTTTACAATCACAAATGTACAAATGAAATTATCCTATGTACAACTGTGCTGTAAAATAATCGGCAGTTGCCGTATATCTTCGCTGTGTAGCGTGTACAATTTGTAGTTTGTCTCTTAAACGTAAATTGGTTACATTaactaaatacataaataaggaaatgagttttaaaatttaattttttaattttaattatagtttataaatatacatataatacttctaataaaaacaaattaaaaaaaaaaattatgtctaactcgaatttattagtatttttaaaaatatttgagttatgtaactcgaaaaatacataagtcgaatttatttttatgtcccttgacattcgagttatcgagactcgactgtattttaaaattgtttgagcAACTTAAAatactcgctttaaaattaaaatataacaaaaagcctatgagatgcactagataataattaaataatcttaccttaaattatataagaggtcaattcactcttatttttaaactaatgaagCTAAAAGTGATCTGCCGAGTGTAAAATTTAGTATGTCGTACGCGTGTAAGACAGAGATAACATATACGGGCAAGACGTcctcttaaacaaattatattaactcgCTCAGCcccaaagtaaaattattagtaataaattatttaattaccgaAGCATCTGATGAAGGGGGCCTAGGATTTGCGCACTGTTCAGTAAATACCGGTTGATGAACAAGCTGAATATTTTCCATGACTGGATCATAATATGGATAACCACCATCAGAAGTTGCGACCATATAAGGCATATATGGTGACATGACTGGCATGGGATAGGCCATATCAGGAGTAGGTATCATATTAGACATTTGAGTTCCCGAATAATAAGGTGTATCACAAGGCATCGAAAAAAGAACCTTTGATCCTTGAGTATTGTTACAAACCTAAAATGATAATAGTTAAAAGATATtaatcgacaaaaaaaaaaagtatacagtgatttttaattattttagttttttacaccacattaatttttgtagtttagaaaaaaaatgtattaaatagctTGCAGTACATACTTAGggtattgtttgaaaaaaagtactgctttttttattttttttttgacaattaatgtttttaatggtattttttgaagcagaatacttttttaatttgtccatgaataaacaaaaatagatcagtaattgttttaatagtttataaaagtttttttctaaattaaaattgaattagatctcatagtataataatttgtcttgCTGGGGTCAATTAAGATTGAATTGACATAAAAGAGTCGTGTTTGAGTCTGAGGACAATATTAATAGAATGGACCATAAGGATCctaaattatatgtacattgtaaaaatgaataggAACAATTATTTTAGGCAATTTATCCCCAGTGTAGAAACATCTTGAATTTATAGAACATACTGAGAATGTCAATTTCattaatgtctaaaatataatcTGAGTCTGGCTGGGTTGAGctagacaaataataattgtatcagaTGAAgctcattacatttttatcaagtaCAAGAAAATACTAAGAACTAagagaatatgaaaaatatagctTTTAAAAGGATATCAGATCATTGTTTGTTTTCACTCTCTGTAAACACAAAACACTAAATTTGATTTCATTAGCACCAATCTTGTAttgttagatttaatattaagtgAGTTCACAacctattattgaatttaaaatttaaataaagaacattatctgtgtttatgcattgaatttttttttacaatattttcaattttgagaatatttaaactgcaatattttacatactcaaTGCTCACatatcactttaaaattaaaatattttaagaaaacttATGTGAacatgtagataatatttttacttttaaattaaataattgatcaattcactctaatactaaagctaataatacaaaattagatCTAATTACTGCAAATTTATTTGCCATGTGGTGTGTGGGTGGAGtcagagagaaaacaaacagtTTGCCAACATCCACTTTGGAttaccaaacaatttattaaaaattatgaataaagaaTTTTTACACTTGATATTACTCACTGAGCTCACTGGTAAGTTAGGGTAAGCTTGTTGTACCAGAACTTGAGGTACTGGATTTGGATAGAATATAGGTTGGCCACTATAACCTTGCATGCTAGTAGTACTTTGTGTTCCATAAGGAGCTAAATACAccattacaaaataa
This portion of the Acyrthosiphon pisum isolate AL4f chromosome A1, pea_aphid_22Mar2018_4r6ur, whole genome shotgun sequence genome encodes:
- the LOC100161424 gene encoding uncharacterized protein LOC100161424, with the protein product MSQMKRGRKITYTSIEERYHHLELSTLQQQTFRYNNQNVADKRVGSTMVPNRIFVGGLANGTSEQELRNFFSIYGEVKVVKIVKDKAGSLKGFGFITFGSEEEVKKIIDAGPVLMFKDKRINIAPAYEKDIKSNYDSNSPPQQQSHLMSYSSQVQQYSVPPLPTPAQPMLAPVMYTYQNGMAFFNMPINGNTAVTPQPPGPQNSSSTESLPNVYAAPYGTQSTTSMQGYSGQPIFYPNPVPQVLVQQAYPNLPVSSVCNNTQGSKVLFSMPCDTPYYSGTQMSNMIPTPDMAYPMPVMSPYMPYMVATSDGGYPYYDPVMENIQLVHQPVFTEQCANPRPPSSDASVGQAQVITTNQFVSLMSVVRNDEEKPQTYTPEPQQLCLTPVISLAEPPPQTVSQPIVSKPTTSSTPDPEKSDQSPNQLLMTQIQYNIRHPPPSINIRPEQKDCAKQRGDAHQYQGNNNNLSIKNNNDYMKNGPKKYLEARTFYKTGPTTIPHPRHTNNTTGPMVNSSFTSPFFVPNSNFRHRFPKMHYPAVPQVMLNPNYPYHNQGNVRPSNGHQMFNNRGARYGGNNYQSNKKNYSSYKGNRINRYTPDQGDNPEVSSSEDSRADQITSVDIGPPQVEGMCSDMRSMAI